cgcgcagctgatgaaaacccaaaagttgtaattgttaatttggggttctcatcagctgtgcgccataatcatcacaattataacaaataaaggcttgacatatctcgctttgcatgtcatgagtctatctcacatattagtttcaccttttaagttgaattactgaaataaatgaacctttccacgatattctaatttttcgagtttcacctgtatatagtgagagagtcgggaggggtattactcagaagggtggtgggaatgggtgataaaaCGTTGTTGCTGTTGACTAATCAATTCACGCATTTAGTGTTGTATATATATTGCCCAGCCTTATAGCTCATGCTCTCCCTAGGACCATTTGGTGTAGAGAGGGTAGAAGGACAAATAatgtaaagaaaggaagaagccCGCAGGGTGGAAGAGCAAGGGTGTGCCTGAAGTGGGGGTGCTTCTCCCTTGCAAATTCTGCCAAACATACTCACTCTTTCAACTCGGCCATCTGCTTGACGGCTTCCACGGCCCCTGGGAGCGGATCCAGTTCCATGAAGAAGTTCTTTGACTCCCAAATGCCAATTGCCTTTTCCTGCAAAGAGGTTTGGAGCGagaaggttggggagggggagaacatttttttaaataaaaatttattggattttccaaattaaaccaattacaaatacccacatcccatacaaaacaacacaatacaccaacacacaaaaacaacacaattacttaaaaatccttcacttcttccagatcttacttgggacctcctctcgccctcccttgtgcgttcatttcgaatcttctttagtaactttgtaacattgtaaaatctaaatccttataactaatcttaatcttacaattataatcgaCAAATCTTACATCAtgaaacttattcttatcaaataataaatcacatttcaaatcttaacttcttatatcctttcttctcttaactcagtaaaactgttgctcatattacttctaattctaacttcaaaaataTTATAATCAACTCATTTTCctaaaacctaaatatttcttccattctccaaatccttttgccctctgacgtcggagtaccatggttagccttcctaaggttggggagggggagaacattAGCCTGTTAAGTCCGCTGCCCTCTTGGCTGCTCTCCTGCACAACAGAATCCACGAGAGCGGCTTGAGCAGCAACGTTCGAAGAAGGGCTGCATACAGAGCACATTTATAGCACAtgcctttcctcaaagaattctgggggttGTAGTTTACCCCCTCGCCAGTCTGCCCAGCCCTCCCCGCTTATCAGATCAGTTAAACCAATAGCAGCAAGAGGGAATAGAATCGCTCTGCCCAGGCCCAGATCAGAGTTAGCTACTCGCTGCTCGGTGGAGCTTGCAACCTCGTGGACTTTGAACGTGCTCGGACTTTTGTCGTTAATAAAAAACACAGAGACGGGGTTGTGCAGTGGATGGAGAACATGCCTGAAACTTGGATTTAACTCTTACCCTCAATTTCGACGATTCGGGCAAAGGCACTTACCTCTCAGCCTCATTTCCACTCTATGCAACAGATGGGTAACAGGGGCCTGCCTTATAGGGCTGTTGTGagcattaataataaaaaagccttgGAGGTGACTTTGCCTATTGAAAAGTGCTTGTTATTATCTACTACTCTaaacaaatgtgtgtttatttatttctatgtGGGTCTACCCTTGAAGAAGACTTGGAAatttcaactggtccaaaatgcaacAGCCAGATTTCTGCCTGGGGTTCCTATTCATAtaaagggtaggcaacctaaggcccgtgggccggatgcggcccaatcgccttctcaatccggcccacagacggtccaggaatcagtgtgtttttacatgagtagaatgtgtccttttatttaaaatgcatctccgggttatttgtggggcctgcctggtgtttttaacatgagtagaatgtgtgcttttatttaaaatgcatctctgggttatttgtggggcataggaattcgttcattgttatttttttcaaaatatagtccggccccccacaagatctgagggacagtggaccggcccatggctgaaaaaggttgctgacccctgatataaccGCTGTTTCAAAACTGTGTTCAAGTTGGTTTTCAGGCCCAGTTCAAGGagccagtggcagactttggattctcaaatttcagcagtgctctGTGTGGCAATAAAATCTGGCGCCCCTTGCCTCTCCACACATCATTGTTGCAGCGCAGGCACCCAGCGCTGTCAAACCAGTCACACTGCACTAAAAAACGCTTCACATCGttgtttaaagccccaaatgacttgggtcccaaatatctgaagactgcctccttccccacagaccCTCCTGGGTATTAGGATCTTGGGAGTTCCATCCATCACCTGTAGAAACTCAGGATGGTAGCAGTGGCCCAGAAGAGGGCATGCTGCTTTGTAGCAGCTTTTGGGTTGTGGAATTCCCTGCCCACAGAGATGCGGCTGGCATCTTCATTGTATTGTTTCCTTGgtatcatacaatcatagagttggaacagacctcaagggccatccagtccaaccccctgccaagcaggaaacaccatcaaagcattcctgacagatggctgtcaagcctctgcttaaagacctccaaagaaggagactccaccacactccttggcagcaaattccactgtcgaacagctcttactgtcaggaagttcttcctaatgtttaggtggaatcttcttctttcttgtagtttgaatccattgctccgtgtccgcttctctggagcagcagaaaacagcctttctccctcctctatatgacatccttttatatatttgaacatggctatcatgtcaccccttaaccttctcttctccaggctaaacatacccagctccctaagccgttcctcataaggcaacgtttccaggcctttgaccattttggttgccctcctctggacatgttccagcttgtcagtatccttcttgaactgtggtgcccagaactggacacagtattcgaggtgaggtctgaccagagcggaatacagtggtactattacttcccttgatctagatgctatactcctattgatgcagcccagaattgcattggcttttttagctgctgcagcacactgttgactcgtgtcaagtttgtggtctaccaagactcctagatccttttcacatgtactgctctcaagccaggtgtcacccatcctgtatttgtgcctttcatttttttttgcccaagtgtagtactttacatttctccctgttaaaattcatcttgtttgctttggcccagttctctaatctgttaaggtcattctgaagtgtgatcctgtcctctggggtattagccacccctcccaatttggtgtcatctgcaaacttgatcaggaaaccctcaagcccatcatccaagtcattgataaagatgttgaataagactgggcccaagacagaaccctgtggcaccccactagtcacttctctccagggtgaagaggagccgttaatgagcaccctttgggttcggtcagtcagccagttacaaatccactgaatggtagcattgtccagcccacattttaccagcttctttacaagaatatcatggggcaccttgtcaaaggccttgctgaaatcaagataggctacatctaaGATAGGTACATTGAAGACACACTTGACCTAACCTGGCCTTCGACACATGAGATAAATATCTGTACACATTCCAGGTTACTCTGCAGTGCACCCAGTGTGCTGCCAGTACACAGGACTTGGCTACAATCTGTACCTATCCTGTCATTTAtttatgaaatactgtgttttgatgaaTTTCCCcagcaaaccagcttcaatccaaatgGAGAAAAAGAACGACCTAGCTGTGTGGTAAGCCAGTAATGTGTCCACAGCCATATTTTCAGGACCCAtccttgtttccttttggaaatgttgTACAGAATGTTAAAAGTTTTGTGTTTCTTCCTCCCTGCTCCTTATGGCATCATGTTTTTAATGGCATTACCCCGGTACGTTTTACATTAAGTTGCTCGGAGACCTTTTTAGGTAACAAGCGATTAATAAGTTTCATAACCACAACAGTATTCCTGCCACTGTAATTtgtttcaataaaaaatataaaatagtggcaacctgccctggaaccttatTGTGAATGGTAGATAACAAATCCAACGAATCTCCCTTCTGTTTAATTATATACTGCAAGCCCCCTGGGTTGGAGATTTGTATTTTTGTACTTTGCAAGGCAGCATGGCTGGCGTTGATGCTAATAATGAGTAATTTCCTTCATTTTACTCCAGCTGCAATCCCCTTTCCGTTCCTTGATGGACCTCCCTTGCGTTTAGTTATATATGGCAAGCCCCTTGGGGCAGAGATCTGTCCTCTTGTAATCTGCAAGCTGCCTTTACTGACATGatgttgacaacaacaacaacaacaacaacaacaacaacaacgccactGACTCACACTCAGCTCCGCTTCCAGCTGCCCATACTGCTCCGAGACCCAGAACCCCCTGCGGTCCTCCAAGGAGATGTAGGGCTTCTCCGGATACTTGGCTCTGAACTTCTTCAGGAAGCCCCCCTCGAAATCCGCCAGCACCCCGTCCATGTCCACCAAGACCCGCAGGCGCCAGCGGCGGCCAGGGGCGCAGCGCGAAGAGGCGCTGCGTCTGCTGCAGTGCGCAAAACAGCCGGCGCCCGAGGCCAGGAAAGGGGCGCAGCAGCCGCGCAAGGCTGGCCGTGGGTGCAAGAAGAAGCTGCTCATGGCTAGCATGGAGAAGGGCGGaatctctctcttaaaaaaggggggaagggcgCCGGATCAAGGCTTCCTCGTCGCTGTGCTCCCAAATCCCCAGCCTCCTTTTCTGCGACTGCAGCATCACGCCAGGTTTTCTGTCTCTCCGCGGCGCACGGATTTGGGGACCCCACGAGGTCCGCCAAACCCGCAGATAATTGCTATTATTGGTGCAGTTATTGCCGCTGCAGCACGGAGTCCTGCcgcttctttcttccttcctcgCCTCGATTTGGAGCCAAAGACGAGCCCCGGGAGAGGGGATGGAGAGGGCGGAGAGGCGAGGGCACCCGGTGCCGGCTGCGCAAAAGCAGCGGCAGGGTGGCGCTCAAGGAAACGAAGGTGGGCGCTGGTCGGGGTGCGCCGCGCTTGTCCCGCGCAAGATCCGCACGGGTTTCCTCGTCGTCGTCCCCTCCTTCGCGATGGAGAAGGGCGCTCCCTAGGGCGGCGGCGCAGCGTCCTTGGGGCGCTTCCGCGGCGCTGGGGGGTGGCCGGGCGCGGCTTGGCGCTCCGGTGCGCGCGCCTCTGGGTTGCAGCCGAGCCGCGGGAGCCGCTCGGTCGCCCTCCTCCCCGAGGCGCCGGCAGAGCAGCCCAACCCGGCAGTGCTCCGGTTCTTCTTCCCATCGCCCGCGGGAGGAGctgcgggtggggagggggttggtGCTTGGGCTCCCGGCAGCTCCAAGCGCCGCCTCGCAGCAGCGGCATGTTTCCAGCACCGGCCGGGAAGCGCGCGCCATCAGCTCCTCGCATGGGATCTCCTGGATTTCCCCCTCCGGGGTCTATCCCTGGCAGtaccggatttacgtataagctaaacaagctatatagcttagggccccactcttttgggggagcctaaacatacttcttcttaattgtatttcactattaatatagcCTACTtcttgtatttcagttcaacaattactttgataaaatacatattttgtaatGTGCAAATGGCcacagatacctat
The sequence above is drawn from the Lacerta agilis isolate rLacAgi1 chromosome 13, rLacAgi1.pri, whole genome shotgun sequence genome and encodes:
- the NT5M gene encoding 5'(3')-deoxyribonucleotidase, mitochondrial, with the protein product MLAMSSFFLHPRPALRGCCAPFLASGAGCFAHCSRRSASSRCAPGRRWRLRVLVDMDGVLADFEGGFLKKFRAKYPEKPYISLEDRRGFWVSEQYGQLEAELSEKAIGIWESKNFFMELDPLPGAVEAVKQMAELKETDVFICTSPIKKYRYCPYEKYAWVEKHLGQEFLEQIVLTRDKTVVSGDLLIDDRPDIIGAEKSPSWEHVLFTACHNKHLQLPPHRRRLHSWTDDWKAILDSKRAL